In the Advenella kashmirensis WT001 genome, one interval contains:
- a CDS encoding sigma-E factor negative regulatory protein has translation MENTRTPPAIDWNESISEMVDGECDAFDASRIDTPYGRQTWDTYHLIGDVMRNEHLAIKPSDLFNARISKLIAAEPTHHVAPARGYLRWGASGIAAAAAVAALVWFNDPFQSDLAPPAPPTLAAGQSAPPADIPQHDFHDYVAAHSQMVGAYPVRQVSYEIGDVQ, from the coding sequence ATGGAAAACACAAGAACTCCTCCTGCGATCGATTGGAATGAATCCATCTCCGAAATGGTGGATGGCGAATGCGATGCCTTTGATGCGTCCAGAATTGATACGCCCTATGGTCGCCAGACCTGGGATACTTATCATCTGATCGGCGATGTGATGCGCAACGAGCATCTGGCCATCAAGCCCTCCGATCTGTTCAATGCCCGCATCAGCAAACTGATCGCGGCCGAGCCGACCCATCACGTCGCACCGGCCCGCGGCTATCTGCGCTGGGGTGCCTCAGGCATTGCCGCGGCAGCGGCCGTGGCCGCGCTGGTATGGTTCAATGATCCTTTCCAGAGTGATCTTGCACCACCTGCGCCGCCAACGCTTGCTGCCGGTCAGTCGGCGCCGCCGGCTGATATTCCGCAGCATGACTTTCACGATTACGTGGCGGCGCACAGCCAAATGGTAGGTGCCTACCCGGTTCGTCAGGTGTCGTATGAAATCGGGGATGTGCAGTGA
- the acpP gene encoding acyl carrier protein has product MDSIEQRVKKIVAEQLGVNEAEIKNESSFLDDLGADSLDMVELVMALEDEFETEIPDEEAEKITTVQQAVDYINSHKG; this is encoded by the coding sequence ATGGATAGCATCGAACAACGCGTCAAGAAGATCGTCGCAGAACAACTTGGTGTAAATGAAGCAGAAATTAAAAACGAGTCTTCATTTCTTGACGACCTGGGTGCAGATTCACTGGACATGGTTGAGTTGGTCATGGCACTTGAAGACGAGTTCGAAACAGAAATTCCTGACGAAGAAGCTGAAAAAATCACAACTGTTCAGCAGGCAGTCGACTATATCAACTCTCACAAAGGTTAA
- the lepA gene encoding translation elongation factor 4, with protein MQHIRNFSIIAHIDHGKSTLADRLIHRCGGLADREMSKQVLDSMDIERERGITIKAQTAALHYKAQDGKIYNLNLIDTPGHVDFSYEVSRSLSACEGALLVVDATQGVEAQTVANCYTAIELGVEVMPVLNKMDLPSAEPEEARQEIEDVIGIDASDAIKASAKTGVGIDEILEMIVAKVPPPVGNVDEPLQGLIIDSWFDNYVGVVMLVRIKNGVLRPKDKILFMATGATHLCEQLGVFAPKSEPRTLLSAGEVGFVIAGIKELADAKVGDTITLAGKPASTPLPGFKEVKPQVFAGLYPVESSEYDQLRDSLEKLRLNDSSLMFEPEVSQALGFGFRCGFLGLLHMEIVQERLEREFDMDIITTAPTVVYEVERNDGEILTIESPSRMPEVGQIADIREPIVTVTLFMPQEYVGAVITLCIAKRGNQINMSYHGRQVHLVYEIPLAEIVLDFFDRLKSVSRGYASMDYEFLEYRSADVVRVDLLINNERVDALSMIVHRANARYRGREVVSKMRGLIPRQMFDVAIQAAIGAEIIARENVKALRKNVLAKCYGGDISRKKKLLEKQKAGKKRMKQVGSVEIPQEAFLAILQVEDK; from the coding sequence ATGCAACATATACGTAATTTCTCGATTATTGCCCATATTGACCATGGCAAATCTACGCTCGCGGACCGCCTTATTCACCGTTGTGGTGGTTTGGCAGACCGGGAGATGTCCAAGCAGGTGCTCGACTCCATGGACATCGAGCGCGAGCGGGGTATCACGATCAAGGCCCAGACCGCTGCACTGCACTACAAGGCGCAAGATGGCAAAATCTACAATCTGAATCTGATCGATACGCCGGGACATGTGGACTTTTCCTATGAGGTCAGTCGTTCTTTATCTGCCTGTGAAGGCGCACTGCTGGTGGTGGACGCCACCCAGGGCGTAGAGGCGCAAACGGTCGCAAACTGCTATACCGCCATCGAGCTTGGTGTTGAAGTGATGCCGGTGCTCAATAAAATGGACCTGCCGTCGGCCGAGCCTGAAGAGGCGCGCCAGGAAATTGAAGATGTGATCGGTATTGACGCCAGCGACGCCATCAAGGCCAGTGCCAAGACCGGCGTGGGCATTGACGAAATTCTGGAAATGATCGTGGCCAAGGTGCCGCCGCCGGTCGGTAATGTTGACGAACCTTTGCAGGGTTTGATTATTGATTCCTGGTTTGACAATTACGTTGGCGTGGTCATGCTGGTACGAATCAAAAACGGAGTATTGCGACCCAAGGACAAGATTCTGTTTATGGCTACCGGTGCAACGCACCTGTGTGAACAATTGGGTGTGTTTGCTCCCAAATCAGAGCCACGCACATTGCTCTCAGCAGGTGAAGTGGGCTTTGTGATTGCCGGTATCAAGGAGCTGGCCGATGCCAAGGTAGGAGACACCATTACGCTTGCCGGCAAGCCGGCCAGCACTCCGTTACCAGGTTTCAAGGAAGTCAAGCCGCAGGTGTTTGCCGGCCTGTATCCTGTGGAAAGCAGCGAATACGACCAGTTGCGTGACTCGCTTGAAAAACTGCGCCTGAACGATTCCTCGCTTATGTTCGAACCGGAGGTATCGCAGGCGCTGGGCTTTGGCTTTCGCTGCGGTTTCCTGGGGCTGTTGCACATGGAAATCGTGCAGGAACGGCTTGAGCGTGAGTTTGACATGGACATCATCACCACCGCACCCACGGTGGTCTATGAGGTTGAACGCAACGACGGCGAAATACTGACTATCGAGAGCCCTTCGCGCATGCCTGAGGTCGGGCAGATTGCCGACATCCGCGAACCCATTGTCACGGTAACGCTGTTCATGCCGCAGGAGTATGTCGGGGCAGTCATTACCTTGTGTATAGCCAAGCGCGGCAACCAGATCAACATGAGTTATCACGGCCGTCAGGTGCATCTGGTTTATGAAATTCCGCTGGCCGAGATTGTGCTTGATTTCTTCGATCGGCTCAAGTCCGTATCGCGCGGCTATGCGTCCATGGATTACGAATTCCTCGAGTATCGTTCCGCCGACGTGGTGCGCGTCGACCTGCTCATCAATAACGAGCGGGTTGATGCCCTGTCTATGATCGTGCACCGTGCCAACGCCCGTTATCGTGGCCGCGAAGTCGTCTCTAAAATGCGCGGCCTGATCCCGCGCCAGATGTTCGATGTTGCGATTCAGGCGGCGATTGGGGCGGAAATTATTGCGCGTGAAAATGTGAAGGCGCTGCGCAAGAACGTGCTCGCCAAGTGTTATGGCGGAGATATTTCGCGTAAGAAAAAACTGCTGGAAAAACAAAAGGCAGGTAAAAAGCGGATGAAACAGGTGGGCAGTGTGGAAATTCCACAGGAAGCGTTCCTGGCCATTCTCCAGGTTGAAGATAAATAA
- a CDS encoding MucB/RseB C-terminal domain-containing protein, with translation MTCRRSHSVMLAVCWAITPCLPVYAASPAQLLMQIQKAAESTDYSGTFLYQQGNVMITSRVTHVVDGEGVKERLEVLDGDAQEYLRNNNVVESLLPARKIVIVDKPRKDRFPALLLGPIDNLEKYYEIRAQNGSTRVAGRPCDLIEVNPRVQDRYGYRFCADEKSRLLLKSQTVNEQGTVIEQVTFTGLSVGSNVDTANLKSAFDYSEWKRVEHKPVAVDLTQEGWRIRYPAGFAPIMSIVRPKGTKENVKQLILTDGLSSISVFIQKVKDSEKTFNNQGDARVGSMNVFRQRVDDYWLTAIGAIPLATLKDLAVSTKFIQPVSKQ, from the coding sequence TTGACTTGCCGACGTTCTCATAGCGTCATGCTGGCCGTATGCTGGGCCATCACCCCCTGTCTGCCGGTATATGCCGCCTCGCCTGCGCAGTTGCTCATGCAAATCCAGAAAGCGGCCGAATCCACCGACTACAGCGGTACGTTCCTGTATCAGCAGGGCAATGTCATGATTACCTCAAGGGTAACGCATGTGGTTGACGGCGAAGGCGTCAAGGAGCGCCTGGAAGTGCTCGATGGCGACGCCCAGGAATACCTGCGCAACAACAATGTTGTGGAAAGCCTGCTGCCCGCTCGCAAAATAGTGATCGTGGACAAGCCGCGCAAGGACCGTTTTCCCGCGCTGTTGCTCGGTCCGATCGACAATCTTGAAAAATATTACGAAATCCGGGCGCAGAACGGCAGCACGCGCGTTGCCGGCCGTCCTTGCGATTTGATCGAAGTAAACCCCCGGGTTCAGGATCGCTATGGCTATCGGTTTTGCGCTGATGAAAAATCCCGGCTGTTGCTTAAGTCGCAGACGGTGAATGAGCAGGGCACCGTGATCGAACAGGTGACGTTCACGGGCCTGTCGGTGGGCAGTAATGTGGACACCGCCAATCTGAAATCCGCGTTTGATTATTCAGAATGGAAGCGCGTTGAGCACAAGCCCGTGGCCGTGGATCTGACGCAGGAAGGCTGGCGAATTCGGTACCCCGCAGGCTTTGCGCCCATCATGAGCATCGTTCGTCCGAAAGGAACTAAAGAGAACGTAAAGCAACTAATACTTACAGACGGTCTGTCTTCCATCTCGGTATTTATCCAGAAAGTAAAGGATTCTGAAAAAACCTTTAATAATCAAGGTGATGCCAGAGTTGGTTCGATGAATGTATTCCGCCAGCGGGTTGACGATTACTGGCTTACCGCCATTGGCGCAATCCCATTGGCTACACTCAAAGACTTGGCCGTTTCTACAAAATTCATTCAACCTGTTTCAAAACAGTAA
- the fabG gene encoding 3-oxoacyl-ACP reductase FabG has product MSEQKELTGQIALVTGASRGLGKAIALELAKRGATVVGTATSEAGAQAVSDMLADSQGRGVVLNVTDAAACDALLAELGKEGGPHILVNNAGITRDGLAMRMKDDDWSAVIGTNLDSVFRLSRGVLRVMMKARAGRIINVTSVVGSAGNPGQANYAAAKAGVAGMTRALARELGSRNITVNCVAPGFIDTDMTRALGNDQTSALLGQIPLGRLGQPADVANAVAFLAGPGAGYITGTTVHVNGGMFMQ; this is encoded by the coding sequence ATGTCAGAACAGAAAGAACTTACGGGCCAGATTGCATTGGTCACCGGGGCCAGCCGTGGCCTGGGCAAGGCAATTGCGCTTGAACTGGCCAAACGCGGTGCTACCGTTGTGGGCACCGCCACCTCCGAAGCTGGCGCACAGGCCGTCAGCGACATGCTTGCGGACAGTCAGGGACGGGGCGTGGTGCTCAATGTGACTGATGCAGCCGCCTGCGATGCCTTGCTGGCCGAGCTGGGTAAGGAGGGTGGTCCTCATATCCTGGTCAATAATGCAGGTATTACGCGCGATGGCCTGGCCATGCGCATGAAAGACGACGACTGGTCTGCCGTGATCGGCACCAATCTGGATTCGGTATTCCGGCTCTCGCGTGGTGTTTTGCGAGTCATGATGAAAGCACGTGCCGGCCGCATCATTAATGTAACCTCGGTGGTAGGATCTGCCGGTAACCCCGGGCAGGCCAACTACGCGGCCGCCAAGGCCGGTGTAGCAGGAATGACGCGCGCACTGGCGCGCGAGCTGGGTAGTCGTAATATTACTGTCAATTGTGTGGCGCCCGGTTTTATCGATACCGATATGACACGTGCCCTGGGTAATGATCAGACCTCGGCCCTGCTGGGCCAGATTCCCCTGGGTCGGCTGGGCCAGCCTGCCGATGTCGCCAATGCCGTTGCCTTTCTGGCGGGGCCTGGGGCAGGGTATATTACGGGTACAACGGTGCATGTCAATGGCGGCATGTTCATGCAGTAA
- the lepB gene encoding signal peptidase I: protein MNFALILFVLLVITGLVKLLDVLVFRKRRVAQYGQDEQAHRPWWIEYSLSFFPVILFVFVLRSFLFEPFRIPSGSMLPTLQNGDMILVNKFTYGIRLPIVDQKIIPINTPQRGDVMVFRYPVNPDMDFIKRVVGVPGDEVIYQNKRLSINGQTVPVTRIGPYVNPSQQSGSPEALEEKLGEHEHAILNMPGMGALLGMTNFPGRENCEYKGTDFRCKVPEGQYFVMGDNRDNSEDSRYWGFVPDRNIVGKAFFIWMNFGDLSRIGSFK, encoded by the coding sequence ATGAATTTTGCATTGATCCTGTTTGTATTGCTGGTGATCACAGGCCTGGTAAAGCTGCTTGATGTCCTTGTTTTTCGCAAGCGGCGTGTGGCCCAGTATGGTCAGGACGAGCAGGCGCACCGTCCCTGGTGGATCGAGTACTCGCTGAGCTTTTTTCCCGTCATTCTGTTTGTCTTTGTCCTGCGCTCCTTTCTGTTTGAACCGTTCCGGATTCCCTCAGGTTCCATGCTGCCGACATTGCAGAACGGCGATATGATCCTGGTGAACAAATTTACCTATGGCATCCGCCTGCCCATCGTCGATCAGAAAATCATTCCGATCAATACGCCGCAACGTGGCGACGTGATGGTGTTTCGCTATCCCGTCAATCCCGACATGGATTTCATCAAGCGAGTGGTCGGTGTACCGGGTGACGAGGTCATTTATCAGAACAAGCGCCTGAGCATCAACGGGCAAACCGTGCCGGTCACGCGTATCGGGCCCTATGTGAATCCTTCACAGCAAAGCGGCTCGCCCGAGGCGCTTGAAGAAAAGCTGGGTGAGCATGAGCATGCCATTCTGAATATGCCAGGCATGGGCGCACTGCTGGGGATGACAAATTTCCCGGGTAGGGAAAATTGCGAATACAAAGGCACGGATTTTCGTTGCAAGGTGCCCGAAGGCCAGTACTTTGTAATGGGTGATAATCGTGATAACAGCGAGGACAGTCGATACTGGGGCTTCGTGCCTGACCGCAATATTGTGGGTAAGGCATTTTTCATATGGATGAATTTTGGCGATCTGAGTCGCATAGGTTCCTTTAAGTGA
- a CDS encoding DegQ family serine endoprotease — protein MNNKVTKPLQTAIVAAMIGLGSATVLLPNTGMAQNAPAAPVPTSTAVTALPDFTSIVAATENAVVNIRTMEKISSRPMQGFGPGDSPEDLFRFFFGPDFMPPRDRDPRSERSPRGEGEERSVPRGVGSGFIISKDGYIMTNNHVVDGASKITVTMNDGREYQAKVIGTDKRTDIALIKIQADNLPVLKIGDSNRLKKGQWVLAIGSPFGLDSTVTSGIVSAINRDTGEYLPFIQTDVAVNPGNSGGPLINLSGEVVGINSQIISQSGGFMGISLSIPIDEAMRVVEQLKATGKVTRGRIGVQIGEVSEEVAKAIGLPKAAGALVSNVEQGGPADKAGVQAGDVITKFNGAEVKKWSDLPRLVGQTKPESDSSLEVWRRGKYETLTVKIAEIPSAPSDTANSNEPQEQAGSADRLGLIVEPVPSSLQSRMHIKGGVLVKDVKGAALEASIQPGDVILALNNQDVKDVQHFREIVGKLEKGKAAALLVRRDNLTQWVPVTPAK, from the coding sequence ATGAATAACAAGGTCACAAAACCGCTACAGACCGCTATCGTCGCGGCAATGATCGGACTGGGCAGTGCGACTGTGTTGCTACCGAATACCGGCATGGCGCAGAATGCGCCTGCGGCACCGGTGCCGACCTCAACTGCCGTGACTGCGCTGCCTGATTTTACTTCTATTGTGGCAGCAACCGAAAACGCCGTGGTCAATATTCGCACCATGGAAAAGATATCATCGCGCCCGATGCAGGGCTTTGGCCCGGGCGACAGTCCCGAAGACCTGTTCCGCTTTTTCTTTGGTCCCGACTTCATGCCGCCGCGTGATCGTGATCCGCGTTCTGAGCGCTCGCCCCGTGGCGAAGGTGAAGAGCGTAGCGTACCGCGCGGCGTGGGATCAGGCTTTATTATCTCCAAAGACGGTTACATCATGACCAACAACCACGTGGTCGATGGCGCCTCAAAAATCACGGTCACCATGAACGATGGTCGCGAATATCAGGCCAAAGTGATCGGCACTGACAAGCGCACCGATATCGCGCTGATCAAGATTCAGGCCGACAACCTGCCCGTGTTGAAAATCGGCGATTCCAACAGGCTGAAAAAAGGACAGTGGGTATTGGCTATCGGTTCGCCTTTTGGCCTGGACTCCACGGTAACCTCCGGTATCGTGAGCGCCATCAACCGCGATACGGGTGAATACCTGCCGTTTATCCAGACCGATGTTGCGGTCAATCCCGGCAATTCGGGCGGCCCGCTGATCAATCTGTCCGGCGAGGTAGTGGGCATCAATTCCCAGATCATCTCGCAAAGCGGCGGCTTCATGGGAATTTCCCTGTCTATTCCGATAGACGAAGCTATGCGTGTAGTTGAACAGCTCAAGGCTACCGGCAAGGTTACCCGTGGTCGTATTGGCGTGCAGATTGGCGAAGTGAGCGAAGAGGTCGCCAAGGCCATAGGCCTGCCCAAGGCTGCTGGCGCACTGGTCAGCAATGTCGAGCAGGGTGGTCCTGCTGACAAAGCCGGTGTTCAGGCAGGCGATGTCATTACCAAGTTCAACGGCGCTGAGGTAAAAAAATGGTCCGATTTGCCACGCCTGGTTGGACAGACCAAGCCCGAATCAGACTCTTCGCTGGAAGTATGGCGCCGTGGTAAATACGAGACATTGACGGTCAAGATTGCGGAAATACCAAGTGCGCCGTCCGATACCGCCAATAGCAACGAGCCCCAGGAGCAGGCCGGTAGTGCCGATCGACTGGGCCTGATCGTGGAACCTGTTCCATCTTCGCTGCAAAGCCGTATGCACATCAAGGGTGGCGTGCTGGTCAAGGATGTCAAGGGCGCTGCGCTGGAAGCCAGCATTCAGCCGGGTGACGTGATTCTCGCACTGAACAACCAGGATGTGAAGGATGTCCAGCATTTCCGCGAAATCGTAGGCAAGCTTGAAAAAGGCAAGGCTGCGGCCCTGCTGGTACGGCGTGACAATTTAACCCAGTGGGTACCTGTAACACCTGCAAAATAA
- the fabF gene encoding beta-ketoacyl-ACP synthase II produces the protein MKRRVVITGLGIVSPVGNTVPQAWDNIVNGRSGIDRITRFDASGFNAQIAGEVKDFDVTQYLSAKEAKQMDTFIHYGIAASVDAWKDAGLTVTEENADRIGAIVSSGIGGLQRIEETQTEYLAKGARRISPFFVPASLINLISGQVSIMLGLKGPTYAVVSACTTGLHSIGDASRLIEYGDADVMLAGGAEATVSPLGIGGFAAMRALSTRNDDPQTASRPWDIDRDGFVLGEGAGVLVLEEYEHAKARGARIYGEFAGYGMSSDAHHITAPDRDGPRRGILNALKNGKFNVDQIDYVNAHGTSTPLGDKNETEALKLALGEHAYKTVVNSTKSMTGHLLGAAGGIEAVFTTLAVHHQVSPPTINLINQDPECDLDYCANVAREMKIDVALSNSFGFGGTNGSMIVRRV, from the coding sequence GTGAAAAGACGCGTTGTCATCACCGGACTGGGAATTGTATCCCCGGTCGGAAACACAGTACCGCAGGCCTGGGATAATATTGTCAACGGACGTTCCGGCATTGACCGCATCACGCGTTTTGACGCCTCCGGGTTCAATGCGCAGATCGCTGGTGAAGTCAAGGATTTCGACGTCACGCAATACCTGTCGGCCAAAGAAGCCAAACAAATGGATACCTTTATCCATTACGGCATTGCTGCCAGTGTCGATGCCTGGAAAGATGCGGGCCTCACTGTTACTGAAGAGAACGCCGATCGCATTGGCGCCATCGTCAGTTCGGGCATCGGCGGGTTGCAGCGCATTGAAGAGACCCAGACTGAATACCTTGCAAAAGGTGCACGCCGCATTTCCCCATTTTTCGTTCCCGCCTCCCTGATCAATCTGATTTCCGGTCAGGTTTCCATCATGCTCGGACTCAAGGGACCAACCTATGCGGTCGTCTCTGCCTGCACTACCGGTTTGCACTCAATCGGAGATGCCTCAAGACTGATTGAGTATGGCGATGCCGACGTCATGCTGGCCGGCGGCGCTGAAGCGACGGTGTCACCACTGGGCATTGGCGGGTTCGCCGCCATGCGCGCGTTGTCAACCCGCAATGACGATCCCCAGACGGCTTCTCGTCCGTGGGACATCGACCGGGATGGCTTTGTTCTGGGTGAAGGGGCAGGGGTGCTGGTGCTGGAAGAATACGAACACGCTAAAGCCCGCGGCGCCCGCATCTATGGCGAATTTGCCGGCTATGGCATGAGCTCCGATGCGCATCACATCACTGCGCCGGATCGTGACGGCCCTCGCCGTGGCATTCTGAATGCGTTGAAAAACGGCAAGTTTAATGTTGACCAGATCGACTACGTCAATGCTCATGGCACATCAACCCCCCTGGGCGACAAGAACGAAACAGAGGCGCTCAAGCTGGCACTGGGCGAGCACGCCTATAAAACGGTAGTCAATTCGACCAAATCCATGACCGGCCATTTGCTGGGCGCGGCCGGTGGCATTGAAGCCGTCTTTACCACGCTGGCAGTGCATCATCAGGTGTCACCGCCCACGATCAACCTGATCAATCAGGACCCCGAGTGTGATCTGGACTACTGCGCCAATGTCGCTCGTGAAATGAAAATTGATGTGGCGCTGTCCAACTCCTTCGGATTTGGCGGCACCAACGGGTCCATGATTGTCAGACGGGTCTGA
- the rnc gene encoding ribonuclease III: protein MNLSRLERLLGYQFKDQRLLVQALTHRSHSATHNERFEFLGDSILNFTVAAILFHRLQREDEGDLSRIRASLVKQATLADIAHRLELPQFLRLGEGELKSGGFRRPSILADALEAIFAAVYLDSDVPSVQAVIEGLYTPLLDSVDFNTLGKDAKTLLQEVLQGRKFALPVYNVVATSGAAHDQQFEVECFIAELDMRSQASGSSRRAAEQAAARKMLDALEKVLPKGSAKKRVRKVAQLTLPVAVEQEKK from the coding sequence ATGAACCTGTCAAGATTGGAACGACTGCTCGGGTATCAATTCAAGGACCAGCGTCTGCTGGTTCAGGCACTCACGCATCGTAGCCATAGTGCGACGCACAATGAGCGGTTCGAATTCCTGGGCGATTCCATCCTTAACTTCACTGTGGCGGCTATTCTGTTTCATCGATTGCAGCGCGAGGACGAAGGAGATTTGTCCCGAATCCGCGCCAGTCTGGTCAAGCAGGCAACCCTGGCCGATATTGCACACCGACTTGAATTGCCGCAGTTTTTGCGGCTGGGTGAAGGTGAGCTAAAAAGTGGCGGATTTCGTCGTCCCTCGATACTGGCCGATGCACTGGAGGCGATTTTTGCCGCGGTCTATCTGGACAGCGATGTGCCATCCGTGCAGGCAGTGATCGAGGGGCTGTATACACCGTTGCTGGACTCAGTTGATTTCAATACACTGGGCAAAGACGCCAAAACCCTGTTGCAGGAAGTGTTGCAGGGCCGCAAGTTTGCCTTGCCTGTCTATAACGTCGTCGCTACCAGCGGTGCTGCTCACGACCAGCAGTTCGAGGTTGAATGCTTTATTGCGGAGCTGGATATGCGCAGCCAGGCCAGTGGCAGCAGCCGTCGCGCAGCCGAACAGGCTGCCGCGCGCAAAATGCTGGATGCCCTGGAAAAGGTGTTGCCCAAAGGCAGTGCCAAAAAGCGGGTGCGCAAGGTTGCACAACTGACCTTGCCGGTCGCCGTCGAA
- the rpoE gene encoding RNA polymerase sigma factor RpoE produces the protein MSERDVDWELVQRVQKGDKKAFDLLVLKYQRKIMGLLARMIGSHSEVEDIAQETFIKAYRAIPQFRGESAFYTWLYRIAINTARNWLSSSDRKLNYPDTLENKDGETFSHSDNLIDIATPESSMVTQEIVQTVNEAIETLPEDLRMAIVLRELEGLSYEEIAQAMACPVGTVRSRIFRAREAIAAKLKPVLGQAMDRRW, from the coding sequence ATGAGTGAGCGCGACGTAGACTGGGAGTTGGTGCAGCGGGTCCAGAAGGGTGATAAAAAGGCCTTTGACCTGCTGGTCCTGAAATATCAACGCAAGATCATGGGGCTGCTGGCCCGCATGATCGGCAGTCACAGCGAAGTCGAGGACATCGCGCAGGAAACATTTATCAAGGCCTATCGCGCCATTCCCCAGTTTCGCGGGGAAAGTGCGTTTTATACCTGGTTGTACCGAATTGCCATCAATACCGCCCGCAACTGGCTGTCTTCTTCGGACCGCAAGCTGAATTATCCGGATACGCTGGAAAACAAAGATGGTGAAACTTTTTCCCATTCAGACAATCTTATAGATATTGCCACGCCTGAATCGAGCATGGTAACGCAGGAAATTGTCCAGACCGTTAACGAAGCGATCGAAACATTGCCCGAAGATCTGCGCATGGCAATTGTGCTAAGGGAACTGGAAGGCCTGAGTTACGAAGAAATAGCACAGGCTATGGCCTGCCCGGTTGGTACGGTACGATCCCGTATATTCCGTGCACGGGAAGCCATCGCGGCGAAGCTCAAACCTGTCCTGGGACAGGCCATGGATCGCCGCTGGTAA